One part of the Eucalyptus grandis isolate ANBG69807.140 chromosome 10, ASM1654582v1, whole genome shotgun sequence genome encodes these proteins:
- the LOC104421815 gene encoding elongation factor 1-alpha: MGKEKVHINIVVIGHVDSGKSTTTGHLIYKLGGIDKRVIERFEKEAAEMNKRSFKYAWVLDKLKAERERGITIDIALWKFETTKYYCTVIDAPGHRDFIKNMITGTSQADCAILIIDSTTGGFEAGISKDGQTREHALLAFTLGVKQMICCCNKMDATTPKYSKSRFDEIVKEVSSYLKKVGYNPDKIPFVPISGFEGDNMIERSTNLDWYKGPTLLEALDQILEPKRPTDKPLRLPLQDVYKIGGIGTVPVGRVETGVLKPGMVVTFGPSGLTTEVKSVEMHHEALQEALPGDNVGFNVKNVAVKDLKRGFVASNSKDDPAKEAANFTSQVIIMNHPGQIGNGYAPVLDCHTSHIAVKFAELLTKIDRRSGKELEKEPKFLKNGDAGMVKMIPSKPMVVETFSEYPPLGRFAVRDMRQTVAVGVIKSVEKKDPSGAKVTKSAAKKK; this comes from the exons ATGGGTAAAGAGAAGGTTCACATCAACATCGTGGTCATTGGCCATGTCGACTCTGGGAAGTCAACTACAACTGGACACTTGATCTACAAGCTTGGAGGAATTGACAAGCGTGTGATTGAGAGGTTTGAGAAGGAAGCTGCTGAGATGAACAAGAGATCATTCAAATACGCTTGGGTGCTTGACAAGCTCAAGGCCGAGCGTGAGCGTGGTATCACCATCGATATTGCCTTGTGGAAGTTCGAGACCACCAAGTACTACTGTACTGTCATTGATGCTCCTGGACATCGTGACTTTATTAAGAACATGATTACGGGAACCTCCCAGGCTGACTGTGCTATCCTCATCATTGATTCCACCACCGGTGGTTTTGAGGCTGGTATTTCCAAGGATGGCCAGACCCGTGAGCATGCTCTTCTCGCCTTCACTCTTGGTGTGAAGCAGATGATTTGCTGTTGCAACAag ATGGATGCCACCACACCCAAGTATTCCAAGTCCCGTTTTGATGAAATCGTGAAGGAAGTCTCTTCATACTTGAAGAAGGTCGGGTACAACCCTGACAAGATTCCCTTCGTCCCCATCTCTGGTTTTGAGGGTGACAACATGATTGAGAGGTCCACCAATCTTGACTGGTACAAGGGCCCCACCCTCCTTGAGGCTCTTGACCAGATCCTGGAGCCAAAGAGGCCTACAGACAAGCCTCTCCGTCTCCCACTTCAGGATGTGTACAAGATTGGTGGTATTGGAACTGTCCCCGTTGGTCGTGTTGAGACCGGTGTCCTCAAGCCTGGTATGGTTGTCACTTTTGGTCCCTCTGGGTTGACTACTGAAGTTAAGTCCGTGGAGATGCACCATGAGGCTCTCCAGGAGGCCCTTCCTGGTGACAATGTTGGGTTTAACGTGAAGAATGTTGCTGTCAAGGATCTCAAGCGTGGCTTCGTTGCATCCAACTCAAAGGATGATCCCGCCAAGGAAGCAGCCAACTTCACCTCCCAAGTTATCATCATGAACCACCCTGGGCAAATTGGAAATGGTTATGCCCCTGTTCTTGATTGCCACACCTCCCACATTGCTGTCAAGTTTGCCGAGCTGTTGACCAAGATCGACAGGCGATCAGGTAAGGAGCTTGAGAAGGAGCCCAAGTTCTTGAAGAATGGTGATGCTGGGATGGTGAAGATGATTCCCAGCAAGCCCATGGTTGTCGAGACTTTCTCCGAGTATCCTCCTCTCGGTCGTTTTGCTGTGAGGGACATGCGCCAGACGGTTGCCGTCGGTGTCATCAAGAGTGTCGAGAAGAAGGATCCTTCTGGTGCCAAGGTCACCAAATCAGCCGCcaagaagaaatga